A genomic stretch from Xenopus laevis strain J_2021 chromosome 6S, Xenopus_laevis_v10.1, whole genome shotgun sequence includes:
- the otulin.S gene encoding ubiquitin thioesterase otulin isoform X5 encodes MQRCELDGDSIICTPEKNDSLKVEVSSSIECSQQLEPEILNCAAELSLYQRPGCRVIHEELPGLPEKNIGIQNLFASDDRTSSAEMEPLPKRTPHDCSSAGDKERNMSHLSEHKRSKLLYDPQERSSGNQVLIAHTRSTSLELIPSEKLQSDPIQPPCEVDESTGANGGKKDFTDLSSQIDTDNSTSTENSILDASQDLNILRKIHKTKNVKEQLITSQLEKETPLSLDNEEDLYRDEEDIEKDKSKIVPAATEGIVAGDHKLGVGPEMDIVEYCKKEWRGKTAVAQIMKKGYEQVSRSFVSIRRVRGDNYCALRATLFQALSQTAKLPEWLDDAKLYQLPEKFSTKYEWIKLWRFWNVHGDKNVGIRLKEYVELLKEKWAALSSMKTPEERQAACNEIFTTEGEEYCLYEGVKFLMLKTAVDLYKANEERMEVPVFSWLLFARNTSSNPCEFMKNHLNQVGHSAGLEQVEMFLLGYALQHTIKVYRLYKCGTDEFITYYPNDQTNWPIVTLITEDDRHYNVPVRVCEETSV; translated from the exons ATGCAACGCTGTGAACTAGATGGTGACAG CATCATCTgtacaccagaaaaaaatgattcttTAAAAGTGGAAGTGTCCAGTTCCATAGAGTGCTCTCAGCAGCTGGAGCCTGAGATTCTGAATTGTGCTGCAGAGCTGTCACTTTATCAGAGGCCTGGCTGCAG AGTTATTCATGAAGAGCTACCAGGTCTACCTGAAAAGAATATTGGAATACAGAATTTGTTTGCTAGTGATGACAGAACTTCCTCAGCTGAGATGGAACCACTTCCAAAAAGGACACCGCATGACTGCTCATCAGCAGGTGATAAAGAAAGAAACATGAGTCACCTGTCTGAACATAAGAGGTCCAAGCTGCTTTATGATCCCCAAGAACG atCTAGTggaaatcaagttttaattgcacataCACGATCCACAAGCCTGGAGCTGATACCCTCGGAAAAGTTACAGAGTGACCCAATTCAACCCCCCTGTGAGGTTGATGAATCTACAGGAGCTAATGGTGGAAAAAAGGATTTCACGGATCTATCTAGTCAAATAGACACAGATAATAGTACCAGTACTGAGAATTCTATTCTAGATGCCAGCCAAGACTTGAACATTTTGAGGAAGATTCACAAGACAAAGAATGTAAAAGAGCAGTTGATTACTTCACAATTAGAAAAGGAAACTCCTTTATCTTTGGACAA CGAAGAAGATCTTTATCGAGATGAAGAGGACATTGAGAAAGATAAGAGTAAGATAGTGCCTGCTGCTACTGAAGGGATTGTTGCAG GTGATCATAAACTTGGAGTGGGACCAGAGATGGACATTGTGGAGTACTGTAAAAAGGAATGGCGTGGCAAGACAGCAGTTGCACAGATAATGAAAAAG GGCTATGAACAAGTGTCTCGTTCATTTGTTTCCATAAGGAGGGTGAGAGGAGACAACTACTGTGCTTTGagggctacattgtttcaggctCTTAGTCAAACTGCTAAGCTCCCAGAGTGGCTTGATGATGCAAAACTTTATCAA TTGCCTGAAAAGTTTTCTACGAAATATGAATGGATTAAGTTGTGGAGGTTCTGGAATGTCCATGGAGACAAAAATGTAGGGATCCGTCTCAAGGAATATGTTGAACTGCTCAAGGAGAAG TGGGCAGCTTTAAGCAGCATGAAGACACCAGAAGAGAGGCAGGCGGCTTGCAATGAGATCTTTACAACTGAGGGAGAAGAGTACTGCCTCTATGAAGGGGTAAAATTTTTGATGTTGAAAACAGCCGTTGATTTATACAAAGCAAATGAAGAGCGCATGGAAGTGCCTGTGTTCTCATGGTTGCTTTTTGCTCGGAACACGTCCAGTAATCCTTGTGAGTTTATGAAGAATCACTTGAATCAAGTGGGGCACTCTGCAGGTCTTGAGCAG GTGGAAATGTTTCTTCTTGGATATGCTCTGCAGCACACTATCAAGGTGTACCGGCTGTACAAATGTGGAACAGATGAGTTTATTACATACTATCCCAATGACCAGACAAACTGGCCTATAGTGACTCTGATAACTGAAGATGATCGACACTATAATGTGCCTGTCCGAGTGTGTGAAGAAAcaagtgtataa
- the otulin.S gene encoding ubiquitin thioesterase otulin isoform X4, protein MQRCELDGDSIICTPEKNDSLKVEVSSSIECSQQLEPEILNCAAELSLYQRPGCSRVIHEELPGLPEKNIGIQNLFASDDRTSSAEMEPLPKRTPHDCSSAGDKERNMSHLSEHKRSKLLYDPQERSSGNQVLIAHTRSTSLELIPSEKLQSDPIQPPCEVDESTGANGGKKDFTDLSSQIDTDNSTSTENSILDASQDLNILRKIHKTKNVKEQLITSQLEKETPLSLDNEEDLYRDEEDIEKDKSKIVPAATEGIVAGDHKLGVGPEMDIVEYCKKEWRGKTAVAQIMKKGYEQVSRSFVSIRRVRGDNYCALRATLFQALSQTAKLPEWLDDAKLYQLPEKFSTKYEWIKLWRFWNVHGDKNVGIRLKEYVELLKEKWAALSSMKTPEERQAACNEIFTTEGEEYCLYEGVKFLMLKTAVDLYKANEERMEVPVFSWLLFARNTSSNPCEFMKNHLNQVGHSAGLEQVEMFLLGYALQHTIKVYRLYKCGTDEFITYYPNDQTNWPIVTLITEDDRHYNVPVRVCEETSV, encoded by the exons ATGCAACGCTGTGAACTAGATGGTGACAG CATCATCTgtacaccagaaaaaaatgattcttTAAAAGTGGAAGTGTCCAGTTCCATAGAGTGCTCTCAGCAGCTGGAGCCTGAGATTCTGAATTGTGCTGCAGAGCTGTCACTTTATCAGAGGCCTGGCTGCAG CAGAGTTATTCATGAAGAGCTACCAGGTCTACCTGAAAAGAATATTGGAATACAGAATTTGTTTGCTAGTGATGACAGAACTTCCTCAGCTGAGATGGAACCACTTCCAAAAAGGACACCGCATGACTGCTCATCAGCAGGTGATAAAGAAAGAAACATGAGTCACCTGTCTGAACATAAGAGGTCCAAGCTGCTTTATGATCCCCAAGAACG atCTAGTggaaatcaagttttaattgcacataCACGATCCACAAGCCTGGAGCTGATACCCTCGGAAAAGTTACAGAGTGACCCAATTCAACCCCCCTGTGAGGTTGATGAATCTACAGGAGCTAATGGTGGAAAAAAGGATTTCACGGATCTATCTAGTCAAATAGACACAGATAATAGTACCAGTACTGAGAATTCTATTCTAGATGCCAGCCAAGACTTGAACATTTTGAGGAAGATTCACAAGACAAAGAATGTAAAAGAGCAGTTGATTACTTCACAATTAGAAAAGGAAACTCCTTTATCTTTGGACAA CGAAGAAGATCTTTATCGAGATGAAGAGGACATTGAGAAAGATAAGAGTAAGATAGTGCCTGCTGCTACTGAAGGGATTGTTGCAG GTGATCATAAACTTGGAGTGGGACCAGAGATGGACATTGTGGAGTACTGTAAAAAGGAATGGCGTGGCAAGACAGCAGTTGCACAGATAATGAAAAAG GGCTATGAACAAGTGTCTCGTTCATTTGTTTCCATAAGGAGGGTGAGAGGAGACAACTACTGTGCTTTGagggctacattgtttcaggctCTTAGTCAAACTGCTAAGCTCCCAGAGTGGCTTGATGATGCAAAACTTTATCAA TTGCCTGAAAAGTTTTCTACGAAATATGAATGGATTAAGTTGTGGAGGTTCTGGAATGTCCATGGAGACAAAAATGTAGGGATCCGTCTCAAGGAATATGTTGAACTGCTCAAGGAGAAG TGGGCAGCTTTAAGCAGCATGAAGACACCAGAAGAGAGGCAGGCGGCTTGCAATGAGATCTTTACAACTGAGGGAGAAGAGTACTGCCTCTATGAAGGGGTAAAATTTTTGATGTTGAAAACAGCCGTTGATTTATACAAAGCAAATGAAGAGCGCATGGAAGTGCCTGTGTTCTCATGGTTGCTTTTTGCTCGGAACACGTCCAGTAATCCTTGTGAGTTTATGAAGAATCACTTGAATCAAGTGGGGCACTCTGCAGGTCTTGAGCAG GTGGAAATGTTTCTTCTTGGATATGCTCTGCAGCACACTATCAAGGTGTACCGGCTGTACAAATGTGGAACAGATGAGTTTATTACATACTATCCCAATGACCAGACAAACTGGCCTATAGTGACTCTGATAACTGAAGATGATCGACACTATAATGTGCCTGTCCGAGTGTGTGAAGAAAcaagtgtataa
- the otulin.S gene encoding ubiquitin thioesterase otulin isoform X3: MGSKKPGHEAITLAGDEKEAHIICTPEKNDSLKVEVSSSIECSQQLEPEILNCAAELSLYQRPGCSRVIHEELPGLPEKNIGIQNLFASDDRTSSAEMEPLPKRTPHDCSSAGDKERNMSHLSEHKRSKLLYDPQERSSGNQVLIAHTRSTSLELIPSEKLQSDPIQPPCEVDESTGANGGKKDFTDLSSQIDTDNSTSTENSILDASQDLNILRKIHKTKNVKEQLITSQLEKETPLSLDNEEDLYRDEEDIEKDKSKIVPAATEGIVAGDHKLGVGPEMDIVEYCKKEWRGKTAVAQIMKKGYEQVSRSFVSIRRVRGDNYCALRATLFQALSQTAKLPEWLDDAKLYQLPEKFSTKYEWIKLWRFWNVHGDKNVGIRLKEYVELLKEKWAALSSMKTPEERQAACNEIFTTEGEEYCLYEGVKFLMLKTAVDLYKANEERMEVPVFSWLLFARNTSSNPCEFMKNHLNQVGHSAGLEQVEMFLLGYALQHTIKVYRLYKCGTDEFITYYPNDQTNWPIVTLITEDDRHYNVPVRVCEETSV, from the exons ATGGGAAGCAAGAAGCCAGGTCATGAGGCCATTACCCTTGCAGGGGATGAAAAGGAAGCCCA CATCATCTgtacaccagaaaaaaatgattcttTAAAAGTGGAAGTGTCCAGTTCCATAGAGTGCTCTCAGCAGCTGGAGCCTGAGATTCTGAATTGTGCTGCAGAGCTGTCACTTTATCAGAGGCCTGGCTGCAG CAGAGTTATTCATGAAGAGCTACCAGGTCTACCTGAAAAGAATATTGGAATACAGAATTTGTTTGCTAGTGATGACAGAACTTCCTCAGCTGAGATGGAACCACTTCCAAAAAGGACACCGCATGACTGCTCATCAGCAGGTGATAAAGAAAGAAACATGAGTCACCTGTCTGAACATAAGAGGTCCAAGCTGCTTTATGATCCCCAAGAACG atCTAGTggaaatcaagttttaattgcacataCACGATCCACAAGCCTGGAGCTGATACCCTCGGAAAAGTTACAGAGTGACCCAATTCAACCCCCCTGTGAGGTTGATGAATCTACAGGAGCTAATGGTGGAAAAAAGGATTTCACGGATCTATCTAGTCAAATAGACACAGATAATAGTACCAGTACTGAGAATTCTATTCTAGATGCCAGCCAAGACTTGAACATTTTGAGGAAGATTCACAAGACAAAGAATGTAAAAGAGCAGTTGATTACTTCACAATTAGAAAAGGAAACTCCTTTATCTTTGGACAA CGAAGAAGATCTTTATCGAGATGAAGAGGACATTGAGAAAGATAAGAGTAAGATAGTGCCTGCTGCTACTGAAGGGATTGTTGCAG GTGATCATAAACTTGGAGTGGGACCAGAGATGGACATTGTGGAGTACTGTAAAAAGGAATGGCGTGGCAAGACAGCAGTTGCACAGATAATGAAAAAG GGCTATGAACAAGTGTCTCGTTCATTTGTTTCCATAAGGAGGGTGAGAGGAGACAACTACTGTGCTTTGagggctacattgtttcaggctCTTAGTCAAACTGCTAAGCTCCCAGAGTGGCTTGATGATGCAAAACTTTATCAA TTGCCTGAAAAGTTTTCTACGAAATATGAATGGATTAAGTTGTGGAGGTTCTGGAATGTCCATGGAGACAAAAATGTAGGGATCCGTCTCAAGGAATATGTTGAACTGCTCAAGGAGAAG TGGGCAGCTTTAAGCAGCATGAAGACACCAGAAGAGAGGCAGGCGGCTTGCAATGAGATCTTTACAACTGAGGGAGAAGAGTACTGCCTCTATGAAGGGGTAAAATTTTTGATGTTGAAAACAGCCGTTGATTTATACAAAGCAAATGAAGAGCGCATGGAAGTGCCTGTGTTCTCATGGTTGCTTTTTGCTCGGAACACGTCCAGTAATCCTTGTGAGTTTATGAAGAATCACTTGAATCAAGTGGGGCACTCTGCAGGTCTTGAGCAG GTGGAAATGTTTCTTCTTGGATATGCTCTGCAGCACACTATCAAGGTGTACCGGCTGTACAAATGTGGAACAGATGAGTTTATTACATACTATCCCAATGACCAGACAAACTGGCCTATAGTGACTCTGATAACTGAAGATGATCGACACTATAATGTGCCTGTCCGAGTGTGTGAAGAAAcaagtgtataa